The sequence below is a genomic window from Lentimicrobium saccharophilum.
ATTGAGGAATTGCAGACTCCCTGAATCCGTTTACCCGGTTTACTATCCGATCATCATAATTTCCGGCCTTTTCTTAAGGCAAACCCTTCCGTGTTACTCCTCCTTCATGATTCACCTGCGGCAGATGCAGTTGTTTCGTAAATCAGAAAAATGGAGGTAATCATGAAAAAAGCAATTCCGATCCTGCTGTTTGTCATGGGCCTGATCCACCCGGCTTATTCCCAGCAATGGGAGTGCAACGATTGCCCCCGCCGGTCCGTTGCGCTTTTCGACATTGATAACCAGGTTCCCAGACCTGTATGGGGAGAGAACAACAACCTTACCTTCGGGGACTGGATCGAATTCTTTTTTATTGCAGGGGGCATCAACGATGCCCTGATGTATCAGGATCCCAGCCAGGTGTGTATTGCTTTTGATGACGGGCAGATGATCCTTGCCCTGGAAGCGTTGAATCTTCCCGAAGACAGTCTTGTGTATCAAAGTGGTGTTGGTTATGGCGTGATTCCGCCGCCGGGACCTGTTTTGTCGAATTATCTGGTATATTCCCAGATTACAGGAACCGACCCGGGATATCTTGTCACCGTCTGTCTCGAGACCGGTAAGACGCGCGAACCGGTGCAATCGGCTTCGGTCGTTTTTGATCCGGACAAATCAGCCCTTGAAAACGGCATGGCTGCGGCACAGACCCTGATCCCGCTGATGGGAACCATCAGGGATTTTGAACGGATGAAAAGGAATACCACCGACAATATGGCCATGCGTGCTTCGCTCGAAATACATCCGGAGCGCTCTTCCCTGAGCGCGAACAGTTCCACTGCCCTGAATATCAAACTGACCGATTGTGACGGTCAGCCCCTGCCCGGACGGACGGTTAAGCTGGATGTCAACACGGGGAGCCTTTCTCAAAGCAGCGCGGTGACCGATGAAGCGGGAGAGGCAACGGTAATGTATACTGCAGGCGGCACGGCCGGATGGGCCGAAATTGAAGTCAGGCACGAGTACCTGCTGCCTTTCGGGGTGGAAGCCCTGGATGCGGTTTCAAAGACTCTGATTCCCATTGATTATGACTATTCCGGACTGTGGGAGTTCAGTGCCACCTGCCGTTCGTCCCTGACCCGTCAGGCCGACACCCTGTGGTCGTACAGCATCGAAGGGTATCATTTCGACCGGGAGCGGTCATTCTACAGCGCATCCGATGGCTCGGCCGAAATCAGGGCGGTTTTCAGGAGTGAATACAGCAACGGGGAACTTTGCTATTTCTGGGAGGAGCCTCCCGAAGTGCTGTTTTCGTATGGCGATTGCTGGGGAATGGAGAAGTTGCGGAACATCAATTACGTATCCGGTGAAATTCCTATTTTCGGCGGCTACCTTGTGGGGCAGGTGGAAGCAGGCAGCGAAAAGCGGACGGATAATTACAGTTTCCCCGTTGAAGGCGGATACTTTGAATTCCAGTATACCGGCGAACTCAGCGGCTTCATTGTGGGTGCAGGAGGAAACGGGCTGGCAAGGTATAATATCATGCGGTATGTCATTGACCAATGGGTTACATTTTCAGGGGATTATGATACCGATTGCAGCGTGGGCGGAAGCTGGTTTGAGGGGGACGTGGGCGGTATTTTCACTGAAACGGATTCTGTATTTAACTTTTCCTATCTGTATGAGGATTTCTCAGCCAGATCGGAGTACATCCTCGGCACCTGGATGATGATGCATACCATGGAAGTTGCGGGCATTGACGGCATGATACGCCCCTTGTCACGCAGCATTAACGCCGTTGACCCTGAAATCCAGCCGCCGGGATGCAGGATTTCGGCTTATCCCAACCCGGTGAAGCACCACGCGGTAATCGGCTATGAAGTACCTGCACATCAGCTTACGGAGGTGCTTATTACCGACCTTTGCGGCAAGCAGCTTTGTTCATTGGTGCATAGTGTTCATGGACCCGGAAAGTATTCCCTGCCTTTTTCAACGGAAACCCTGGAGGCCGGCGTTTACCTCTGTTTGCTGAAATCCGGAACATCCACAGCGGTGAATAAGCTGGTGGTGATAAAATAGCGCTGACGGTATTCTTCTGGTAAGTTGGCTTTTTAAGCGCGGAAGGTTTTGCCTCAGCGGGAGCGTTTTTGAACCACACCAGGCACGACCAGGCCCGGCCATTTTGTAAGGATTGCGCATGCTTTCCGGACGAATGCCAGAGGCATCCCTCACCTCATCTGTCCTTAGTATATCTACTCCTGACTTCGGCTACGCTCAGCCACCAAAAGGAGAAGAACCAACCCGGTCAGTACGCGTCTTCCGACCGGCTCCGGCGCATCCTACGGACATCAAAAGAATCAAACCTGCATTAAGTAACCCACGCAAAGCCGCAACGACGCAATGATTATTTTGTAAACCCGAAATTCCTGACTTCCCTGCAAGGCCCGGCCACAACAATCAACGAACCGACCTAACAAGTCTTCTTTTCGACTTGTTAGGTCTTCTTTTTCAACCTGATAACCCAATTATTGGGGAGGCATGTCAGCGCAAGCAGTTAACTTTCAACTTTTTATCCGCTCAGGCCGCGGGGCCGCGCATTCGCAACGCGACTGCCTGTTTTTCTGTTGTACCAAGGTTAGGAAATGTAGTTTCTTTTAGATGAATTAGCGTACGAAAACCAGAAGGTCGCTTATGCGAATACTGAAAATTTTTGGCACTGCCTTGCGCTACTGGGATTGCAAGAAAATAAAAATTGAATTTCATTATGGTGGGCTTGTTTCCATTTCTATTGGTGATACTGTCAGGGAGAGGTGTTTAACATTACCATTGAATATATATTGAGATAAGACCGGCCTTCCAAAAATGGCGTTAAGAAAGCAGGCAGCGCGTAATAAAGAAGAAACGCCTGCGATGGTGTTAGGTGATGCACGGGAGATTTTTGTACATCGGAATTCAGCAGCGGGAGGAAGTAACAACCTTCGTTTCTTCCAGCCAAAACGCTCGCCTGTTTTCAGCCATTTTTGGGAAGCCTTGACTTTTTGCTACTTTTTGGTCAAGCAAAAAGTAGAAGAAGTAAAAAATGATAATCCGTTGGGAATAAGTGATTATACGTGCGGACACGCTTCAACTTGTTAAGTCTTTTTTCTACTGATGTTCCATTCAATGGTTAGTGATGTCAGCACAAACTGTTGGCTTTCTTCTTTTTTTCCGCTCAGGCCGCGGGGCCTCGCATTCGCAACACGGCTGCCTAAACTTGACCATTGTTCATTTTTTAAGCTGGCCATTCATTCCTTTAAGTTTAAGTCTTTGAAGGTCAACTATAGAAGGCCGCTTTTCCTGTAATAAGCATAAAGAATGCTTATTCGTCTAAGAAAATTTAATTCAGTGATGGAAGTATCACTGAAACATTTTCTTAGACGGGATCAGCCCAACTAAATCAGGTAGTTCGCACCTGTTCCCAGTTGCTCCTACTGATTAAGTTGGGGTGTTGCGAAAGCTGAAATTTTTTCGCACTGCCTTACACTACTGGGATTACAAAGAAAAAGAAATTGAGTTTCATTATAGTGGGCTTCTTTCCATTTCTATTGTTGAAACTGTAAGGGAGAGGTGTTTAACAATACCACTGAATATAAATTGAGATAAGACCGGCCATCCAAAAATGGCGTAAAGAAAACAGGCAGCCAGGGACCTCTCCGCGACCTTTGCGACTTCTCTGCGCCCTTTCCGTTGAAACTAAAACCGCAGAGTGCGCTGAGGTTATTCGCAGAGGGCCGCAGCGGAAATTCCGGGCCAATATTATCCTTGAATTTTTTATCACGATCCCGAAAGCGATCGCGACACAAAAGACCACAAAAAATTTTTAAATCCTGGCAATAGGCAGACAAAAACAAACAACAATTTAAATAGGGAATTAGAAGTAACCAGTAGTAATATAACCCTTAACTATATAATACTTTCTACCTACTTCTTAATCCTTGAATCTTTGAACCGACCGAAGGGAGTTCAGCGGAGCTAATTTTTGAATTAAACTTAAACACCTGAACACCTGAACACCTGAACACCAGAACACCAGAACACCTGACATTTCCATATTTTCACATCATCACATCGCGATTTAACCGGTAAAAATGAATAATTCTGATATTTTTCCTTGATTGATAAAAATATTTTCTCTTTATATTTGCCGTACAAAATCATTGATAGCTATATGTTTTTGAGATTTTCCTGAATGAATCATAGTAAAATATCTGAATAACAGTCCCGGAACCAGTCACCATTAAATCGGAGAATTCTGAAAATCCATTGAAAAGAGTAAGAGGCGGAATTCGAAAAGCCTTATGAGTAGAATCTTTATTCACTTAATATCAGTATTATATGAAAAAATCAATCAGGATTGTTTTAATCGTTATGGGTAGTTTTTTTTACCTTCAGTCCAATGCGCAGTCGGTAGCCCTTAAAGCCGGCTTTAACCTTTCAAACATGCTTGAAAAAGATGATGAGGATACCTACAGCAATGATTACGAAATGCTTCCCGGTTTCCATGCCGGACTGTCGGTAGATGTGCCTTTCAATGACGCCCTTTCATTTGAACCGGGCATTATGTTCACCACCAAGGGAATGAAGTATTCCGACACCTTTATGGGAGCCAGTTTGGAAGCAAAAGCAACGCTGTACTACATTGACATTCCCCTTACCCTGAAAGCCGCTGCTGAAATTGCCGATGGCGTAAAACTGTATGGTGTTGCCGGTCCTTACCTCGGTTTGGGCATCAGTGGCAAGATGAAAGCAACTGCAGAATTTATGGGCGAGGAAGAAACGGAAGAAGAAGATATTGAATGGGGCAGCGATGAAGATGAGGATGATCTGAAACGGCTGGAGATGGGTGCAACCTTCGGCGCCGGCCTTGAGTTCGGGTCCTTCCTGATCGGTGCCAATTATGACCTGGGGCTTTCCAATATTTCAAGCTACCAGGATGGAGGTGCAACCTCAAAGAACAGGGTACTCAGGTTCTCTGTAGGTTACCGTTTCTGAGGTTAATGCCAGGGACCATCCGCTCCCGAAGGCCGGCCTTTCCCGGGACTGACTAAGGCCAGCCAAAACACCGGCAAAATAAAAATGCTCCGCATAGGCGGGGCTTTTTTTTTGACGGAAGGGTGTTTGCATTGAAATTATTGGTTATCCATTTCCACATTTGCATATTTGTACATTTTCACATCTTTACTTTGCGAAGCAAACGTGAATACTAAAATTCAGATGCTTAACGGATACATTTTCCTCTTCTGTAAATGTGGAAACGCGTTTCATAAAAACATCAGGTCATTTTGGAAAAACATCAAGTCGTTTTCGGAAAAACGTCAAGTCGTTTTTTGAAAAACATCAGGTTGTTTTTATAAAAACGTAAGCAAGTTTCCGGACAAACGTAAGCATGTTTTGAATATGAAATAAATTATCTAATAAAAATGGGTAGGCAATAATTGAAAAACAATGTTTAAAAGAATGCTGCATGAGCTTTAAACAAATCAGAAAAGGGATGGGTTTCCTCTAGCCTCCTTGTTTTCAATAATAATAAATATATTTGTTTGAAATTATGTCCAAAGAGCTTAGATAATTTTATTAAGAGCTCAAAATTTAAGTTTAATAATTAGGAGTGTTCAAAACATCAAACGACATTTCAAAAAGTTCTTTGGCATCATGAAAATCAAAGGTTTTTAACAAAACAAGGTATTGTAATTAACAGTGATGTCTTTGTTTGTCTGAAAATAGCTGGTTATCAACAAAATATGTTTGCCACTGTTGGCAAAAACTCTCTATAATCAAGACAATCAACTTGTTAAGGACTTATATTTGTTCCTGCAATGGGAACAGATTGTAAGCAGGGTATAAAAGTCCAAGACTTACTCAAGCTTATACCTGATGACTTGTTGGCTGATTTGAGTTCAGAAACCAACGTTGATTATCAGGTAAAAAAGCTTTATGGCAGGAATGTCTTTAGCCTTTTACTGTTTGGACTGATAGAAAGCGATCGTCTTGGTCTCAGGTCGCTAGAGGATTTTTATAACTCCACCCATTACAAGGTGCTGTTTAATATTCCAAATAAAAACACAACCAAATATAACTCTCTATCTGCTCGTCTTGCAACTATGAATGTTGACTTTTTTCGAAAGGCCTATGAAGCTATATACGAGCAATGTTCTCAACTCTACGATGAAAACGATCTGGCTTTGAATTACAAATTATCCAGAGTTGATTCAACAATGGTTTGTCAGACAGCTGCTAAACTGGAAAATGGGATCCATGTTGGCTGTAAGAAAGATGGTAAAAAGCAGATTAAATATACTGTTTGTCTGACCGATATGTTTCCTAGTAGTGTTGAGGTTTTTAATCAGCAATGCCATATCAGCGAAAACCTCACCATTCCTAAGGCGATATTCAGGGTGATTGACAAGAACAAAGACAATGTCTTTGTTTTTGATCGGGGAGTATCTGACCGACAAACTTTCTGTAAGTTGGACCAGGAAGAATACACTTTTGTTACAAGACTGAAATCAGATGCAAGATTTATTGCTCTGGAAGATTTTGAGATAAGTCAAGACCAAAAAGTAAGAAATCTTACAATCCTTAAAGATCAACGTGTTTACTTATATAAGAGTGGAACATCAGTAGTTGAGCATTCTTTTAGACTTGTACAGGCAATAAATGATAAGGGATATCCTTACTTCTTTCTTACCAATATGTTCTCTATCCCAGCCAAAGACATAATAACAATTTATAAATCAAGGTGGGATATTGAGGTCTTTTTCAGATTCATTAAGCAGGAATTGAACTTTTCCCACTTCATCAGTGTGAATGAAAACGGAATTAAGATCCTCTTGTACATGACCCTTATTCTCTCCATGCTGATTCTGATCTATAAAAAGATTAATGGATTGGGGTATAAAACAGCTAAAAGAAGGTTCATGATCGAAATGTGGGATATCATCGCCATAATTATGATCAAACATAGTGGAGGTGATCCAAGTCTCGTCTTCAGGTGAAAAGCTATACCTTTGATTTTCAATACGTCAATGAACTCGTGATTCTTTTGTTCTTTTTATTTGTGGTTTTGAACACTCCTATTTAATAATCACAAATACAACACAAATCTTACAAATAGAGCTTTAAATTTTCTCTGGTCCATTAAATGCCATCACATGTAAAACCACTAGTATGCACCCAACTGACAACCCAATGGAAGAATCACAAAAATTATTCTCACAAAGAGCCATTACCATAGCTACCTTTTTTGGCGGGCCTGCAGCGGCGGGTTACCTGGTAAAAAAGAATTATGAAGCATATGATCAGGCAGATAACGGAAAGAAGGCATTGTTCATTGGCATTGTCGCTACCTTTTTGTTGTTTGCGGGGATCTTTTCCCTGCCTGAAAATATTTTGGATAAAATTCCAAATCCCCTGATCCCCGCAGTGTATACCGGTATTATTTATCTGATTGTAGAAAAACTACAGGGGAACCGGCTCAAAGCACATAAAGAATCGGGCGGTGAATTTTTCAGCGCCTGGAAGGCTACGGGAATCGGCGCCGTATTTATGGTCATGTTGCTAGCAGTCATAGCCGGCGCAGCATTTATTTCCGGTGATTTTTCCAAACCCGGTTTTGATGCTACCACTTATGATCAGGGGGTGGCAGCGTTTTCCGAAAACGAACGCAGATCACTGGCCGTATATGAGGTGGCAGATTCGGCTGAACCTCAATACTTAATCAGGAAGTTCAGTGAAGGCATTGTTTTATGGAAACAAAACAAGGAAATCATAAACAAACTGAACGCCATTGAAAACCTGCCGGCGGAATTACAGGTTCAGAACCAAAGGCTGCTGAAGTATTGTGATTTAAGGATGGCACACAATGAGGTAATCGTAAAGGCAATCTCTGAAGATACCGACAGATATGTTTCAGAAATTGACAGGATAGGGATGGAGATCAATAAGGTGCTGGAAGAGCTGGATAATTCCGGAGGAAACCAGGCCGGTTTTAATTGAGAATACAGCCTGAAATATTGTATTGAAGGTTGATTTTATCTGGATAAGATTATACCTCAGATAATGGCTGATTTAATAAAGATTATGATAATGGCTTAATAATCAAATGCTAAGGTTTAATTCAGGAAGTGTCAACAGAAAATTTCTCAGATGATTTTCAAAATAGATTGAGTATCCCGGCGCTGCAACTATTGCATCTATCGGTTAAAAGCAGGGTGCAGGTTATTTTTCGTGCAGATGGTTTCCTGTAAATTTGTTCATAAGCAGTCATTCGCTAAATTTACATCTGTTAACAACCTCGTATGATGTCAGACAAGTTTTAGCTTAATTCCCTCAAAGGCCCGCCTGGCAGGGCGCCTGGTGCAGGGGTTGTCTAAAAACAAAGAACTTAATGTTAAATTAAAACAAGATGGAACCAGGCAGGAAAAGTGTTATAAAAGAGAAACGCTCCTTGCGGAGCGCCGGGCCGGGGATGCTATCACCGGTGATGTTATGCGTGCGGATTTACATAATAATAACCTGATATTTTAATGGTTATTACAGAGGGTCGGGCAAAGCCGATGATTATATCGATATGTACGACTTGAAAAATTTAAGCGGAACAAACATGAAACCAAGAGATTTGTTGCTCTATAACACGGCAGATAAAAAAGTAAACGTATCGGTCTATTTTCAAAATGGCACTTTTTGGCTCACCCAAAAAGCTATGGCAGAATTATTTGGAGTAAATGTACCTGCTGTAAACAAACACCTGAAGAACATATTTGAAACGGGTGAGCTCGAACAGGCTTCAGTTATTTCCAAAATGGAAACAACTGCAGCAGACGGGAAAAGATACACTACAAATTTCTATCGCCTGGAAGTCATATTGGCTGTTGGTTACCGCGTAAATTCAACACAAGCTGCCGATTTTCGCCGATGGGCAACCCAAACCCTGAACGAGTTTATTATTAAAGGTTTTGTAATTGACGATGAACGCCTGAAGCAAGGTAAAAACTTCGGACAGGATTATTTTGATGAACTCCTCGAACGAATCCGCGAAATCAGGGCAAGTGAGCGCAGATTCTACCAGAAAATTACCGATTTGTATGCCCTGAGTACTGATTACGACCGCGAAAGTCAGCAAACAAAAGATTTTTTTTCTGCGGTACAAAACAAACTCCATTGGGCCATCACCGGAAAAACTG
It includes:
- a CDS encoding IS4 family transposase, whose protein sequence is MGTDCKQGIKVQDLLKLIPDDLLADLSSETNVDYQVKKLYGRNVFSLLLFGLIESDRLGLRSLEDFYNSTHYKVLFNIPNKNTTKYNSLSARLATMNVDFFRKAYEAIYEQCSQLYDENDLALNYKLSRVDSTMVCQTAAKLENGIHVGCKKDGKKQIKYTVCLTDMFPSSVEVFNQQCHISENLTIPKAIFRVIDKNKDNVFVFDRGVSDRQTFCKLDQEEYTFVTRLKSDARFIALEDFEISQDQKVRNLTILKDQRVYLYKSGTSVVEHSFRLVQAINDKGYPYFFLTNMFSIPAKDIITIYKSRWDIEVFFRFIKQELNFSHFISVNENGIKILLYMTLILSMLILIYKKINGLGYKTAKRRFMIEMWDIIAIIMIKHSGGDPSLVFR
- a CDS encoding porin family protein, with protein sequence MKKSIRIVLIVMGSFFYLQSNAQSVALKAGFNLSNMLEKDDEDTYSNDYEMLPGFHAGLSVDVPFNDALSFEPGIMFTTKGMKYSDTFMGASLEAKATLYYIDIPLTLKAAAEIADGVKLYGVAGPYLGLGISGKMKATAEFMGEEETEEEDIEWGSDEDEDDLKRLEMGATFGAGLEFGSFLIGANYDLGLSNISSYQDGGATSKNRVLRFSVGYRF
- a CDS encoding T9SS type A sorting domain-containing protein, encoding MKKAIPILLFVMGLIHPAYSQQWECNDCPRRSVALFDIDNQVPRPVWGENNNLTFGDWIEFFFIAGGINDALMYQDPSQVCIAFDDGQMILALEALNLPEDSLVYQSGVGYGVIPPPGPVLSNYLVYSQITGTDPGYLVTVCLETGKTREPVQSASVVFDPDKSALENGMAAAQTLIPLMGTIRDFERMKRNTTDNMAMRASLEIHPERSSLSANSSTALNIKLTDCDGQPLPGRTVKLDVNTGSLSQSSAVTDEAGEATVMYTAGGTAGWAEIEVRHEYLLPFGVEALDAVSKTLIPIDYDYSGLWEFSATCRSSLTRQADTLWSYSIEGYHFDRERSFYSASDGSAEIRAVFRSEYSNGELCYFWEEPPEVLFSYGDCWGMEKLRNINYVSGEIPIFGGYLVGQVEAGSEKRTDNYSFPVEGGYFEFQYTGELSGFIVGAGGNGLARYNIMRYVIDQWVTFSGDYDTDCSVGGSWFEGDVGGIFTETDSVFNFSYLYEDFSARSEYILGTWMMMHTMEVAGIDGMIRPLSRSINAVDPEIQPPGCRISAYPNPVKHHAVIGYEVPAHQLTEVLITDLCGKQLCSLVHSVHGPGKYSLPFSTETLEAGVYLCLLKSGTSTAVNKLVVIK
- a CDS encoding virulence RhuM family protein; translated protein: MKPRDLLLYNTADKKVNVSVYFQNGTFWLTQKAMAELFGVNVPAVNKHLKNIFETGELEQASVISKMETTAADGKRYTTNFYRLEVILAVGYRVNSTQAADFRRWATQTLNEFIIKGFVIDDERLKQGKNFGQDYFDELLERIREIRASERRFYQKITDLYALSTDYDRESQQTKDFFSAVQNKLHWAITGKTAAEIIYTAADATKLYMGLKTWKAAPDGKILKSDTTVAKNYIAHQHLTELNRIVSAYLDLAENNAQRGIAFSMQEWAKFLDSFLELSNYPILKDKGKISMLEAKLKAVSEYEKFRVIQDQTYESDFDREIKDLKP